The nucleotide window CGACGGTAGGGCGATGACGTGACCGTCCGCTGCGGCCGGAAGTCCTTTCGCGAGGGGACTTCCGGCGGCCTCTTCCCGCAGCGCCGCGAGGACCACGGCCCCGTCGACGGTCTCGTGCTCCTGCAGCCTCGCGGCGAGCGCGTCGAGGGCACTCCGGTGCCGGTGCAGCAGGTCGGCCGCCCGGTCCTGGGCCGCGCGCACCAGCCGGGCGATCTCCTGGTCGACCGCCCGCTGGGTCTGTTCCGAATAGGGCCGGCCCAGCAGCTCCGGCCGGTCCTCGGCCGCGCTGTAGCCGATCGGGCCCAGTTCCGGTGACATCCCGAACTCGGTCACCATCTTCGCCGCCAGCGCCGTCGCGCCGGCGAGGTCGTTGGCCGCCCCGGTCGAGGTTTCTCCGAACACCACCAGCTCGGCCGCGCGGCCGCCCATGCGAACCGCGAGCAGGTCCGTGAGGTGGCTTTCGCGGTAGAGGTGCCGTTCGGCCTCCGGCAGCTGCTCGGTCGCGCCCAGCGCCATCCCGGCCGGCAGGATCGTCACCTTCGCCACCGGGTCGGCGTGCTCGCAGAGCGCCGCCACCAGCGCGTGCCCGGACTCGTGCACCGCCACCGAGTGCCGCTCCTCGGGGAGCAGGGCGTTCGAGCTGTCGCGCCGGCCCAGCAGCACGCGGTCACGCGCGGCCGCGAGGTCGGCCGCGGTCAGGACCGTGCGGTCGTCGCGGACGGCGTTGATCGCCGCCTCGTTGACGAGGTTCGCGAGGTCGGCGCCGGAGAAACCCGGCGTGCCGCGGGCGACGATGCCCAGGTCGACGTCCGGGTCGAGGTGCTTGCCGTCGATGTGCGTGGCCAGGATGGCCGCGCGCTCGGCCTGGTTCGGCAGCGGCACGGTCACCTGCCGGTCGAACCGGCCAGGCCGCAGCAGTGCCGCGTCGAGGGTCTCCGGCCGGTTGGTGGCCGCGAGCACGACGACGCCGCTGCTCTGGTCGAAGCCGTCCATCTCGGCCAGCAGCTGGTTGAGCGTCTGTTCCCGTTCGTCGTGCCCGCCGAGACCGCCTCCGGTGCCGCGCCGGCCGCCGACGGCGTCGATCTCGTCGATGAAGATGATCGACGGCGCCCGCGTCCGGGCCTCTTCGAACAGGTCCCGCACCCGGG belongs to Amycolatopsis tolypomycina and includes:
- the ftsH gene encoding ATP-dependent zinc metalloprotease FtsH, yielding MSRTARSGPPPTPAPKPEPPQRSRAGSRLLTAFGLLILGALVVPVFLTPTAPSMTYTEFLSEVDAGHVESVTVDDQGAVDGKRRGGAAFTSRIPTALEPGQLEAKLREKNVAITATEASGSLLSGLLGYLPFFLLLGFLVWAGMRAQKSAGGLGATGFGRAKAKIIEAQRPTTRFADIAGYEGVKQEIGEIIDFLRDPARYAAAGAKGPRGVVMVGPPGTGKTLFARAVAGEASVPFLSITGSAFVEMFVGVGASRVRDLFEEARTRAPSIIFIDEIDAVGGRRGTGGGLGGHDEREQTLNQLLAEMDGFDQSSGVVVLAATNRPETLDAALLRPGRFDRQVTVPLPNQAERAAILATHIDGKHLDPDVDLGIVARGTPGFSGADLANLVNEAAINAVRDDRTVLTAADLAAARDRVLLGRRDSSNALLPEERHSVAVHESGHALVAALCEHADPVAKVTILPAGMALGATEQLPEAERHLYRESHLTDLLAVRMGGRAAELVVFGETSTGAANDLAGATALAAKMVTEFGMSPELGPIGYSAAEDRPELLGRPYSEQTQRAVDQEIARLVRAAQDRAADLLHRHRSALDALAARLQEHETVDGAVVLAALREEAAGSPLAKGLPAAADGHVIALPSADDSRTGSRR